One window of Burkholderia thailandensis E264 genomic DNA carries:
- the aceE gene encoding pyruvate dehydrogenase (acetyl-transferring), homodimeric type translates to MSAVPNEVMKYVAAERDDDAQETVEWLEALDGVISSVGPGRAHYLIEKQIEFARMHGEHLPFSANTPYINTIPVEAQAKIPGDQDIEHRIRSYTRWNAIAMVLRAGKDTNVGGHIASFASAATLYDVGYNHFWHAPSAEHGGDLVFVQGHSSPGVYSRAFLLGRLSEEQLDNFRQEVGGNGISSYPHPWLMPDFWQFPTVSMGLGPIMAIYQARFMKYLESRGIAKTAGRKVWAFLGDGETDEPESLGAIGMASREKLDNLVFVINCNLQRLDGPVRGNGKIIQELESEFRGAGWNVIKVIWGSRWDALFARDKTGALMRRMMEVVDGEYQTYKSESGAYVREHFFNTPELKALVADWSDDDIWNLNRGGHDPHKIYAAFHAASNSKGAPTVILAKTIKGYGMGESGQAMNITHQQKKLPVEQLKKFRDQFRLPITDEQIADVPYVKFEEGSKELEYMRKQRMDLGGYLPQRRQKAESLPVPPLEAFEPLLKGTGEGREISTTMAFVRILNILLKDKTLGKRVVPIVPDESRTFGMEGLFRQIGIWNQEGQKYVPEDSDQLMFYKESETGQILQEGINEAGGMCDWIAAATSYSTHGEIMVPFYIFYSMFGFQRIGDLAWAAGDMRSRGFLLGGTAGRTTLNGEGLQHEDGHSLMWAASVPNCVSYDPTFGYELAVIMQDGLRRMVQEQEDVYYYVTVMNENYEHPAIPQGEHVAADIIKGMYSFKKADADKKAPRVQLLGAGTIFNEVIAAAELLKNDWGVAADLWSVPSFTELAREGHEVERWNLLHPAEPRRLSHVQKCLKDTQGPVIASTDYVRALADQIRGQIDRRYVVLGTDGFGRSDTRKALRHFFEVDRYWVTVAALNALADEGAIDRKVVADAIAKYDLDPAKPNPMTV, encoded by the coding sequence ATGTCCGCTGTACCGAATGAAGTGATGAAGTACGTCGCAGCCGAACGCGACGACGACGCGCAGGAAACCGTCGAATGGCTCGAAGCGCTTGACGGCGTGATTTCCTCGGTCGGCCCCGGCCGCGCGCACTACCTGATCGAGAAGCAGATTGAATTCGCGCGGATGCACGGCGAGCACCTGCCGTTCTCCGCGAACACCCCGTACATCAACACGATTCCCGTCGAAGCCCAGGCGAAGATTCCGGGCGACCAGGACATCGAGCACCGGATCCGCTCGTACACGCGCTGGAACGCGATCGCGATGGTGCTGCGCGCGGGCAAGGACACGAACGTCGGCGGCCACATCGCGTCGTTCGCGTCGGCCGCGACCTTGTATGACGTCGGCTACAACCACTTCTGGCACGCGCCGTCCGCCGAGCACGGCGGCGATCTCGTGTTCGTGCAGGGCCACTCGTCGCCGGGCGTGTACTCGCGCGCGTTCCTGCTTGGCCGCCTGTCGGAAGAGCAGCTCGACAACTTCCGCCAGGAAGTCGGCGGCAACGGCATCTCGTCGTATCCGCACCCGTGGCTGATGCCGGACTTCTGGCAGTTCCCGACCGTGTCGATGGGCCTCGGCCCGATCATGGCGATCTACCAGGCGCGCTTCATGAAGTACCTGGAATCGCGCGGCATCGCGAAGACCGCCGGCCGCAAGGTCTGGGCGTTCCTCGGCGACGGCGAGACGGACGAGCCGGAATCGCTCGGCGCGATCGGCATGGCGAGCCGCGAGAAGCTCGACAATCTCGTGTTCGTGATCAACTGCAACCTGCAGCGCCTGGACGGCCCGGTGCGCGGCAACGGCAAGATCATCCAGGAGCTGGAATCGGAATTCCGCGGCGCGGGCTGGAACGTGATCAAGGTGATCTGGGGCAGCCGCTGGGATGCGCTCTTCGCGCGCGACAAGACGGGCGCGCTGATGCGCCGGATGATGGAGGTCGTCGACGGCGAGTACCAGACGTACAAGTCGGAGTCGGGCGCGTACGTGCGCGAGCATTTCTTCAACACGCCCGAGCTGAAGGCGCTCGTGGCCGACTGGTCCGACGACGACATCTGGAACCTGAACCGCGGCGGCCACGATCCGCACAAGATCTACGCGGCGTTCCACGCGGCGAGCAACTCGAAGGGCGCGCCGACCGTGATCCTCGCGAAGACCATCAAGGGCTACGGGATGGGCGAGTCGGGCCAGGCGATGAATATCACGCACCAGCAGAAGAAGCTGCCCGTCGAGCAACTGAAGAAGTTCCGCGACCAGTTCCGCCTGCCGATCACCGACGAGCAGATCGCCGACGTGCCGTACGTGAAGTTCGAGGAAGGCTCGAAGGAGCTCGAATACATGCGCAAGCAGCGCATGGACCTCGGCGGCTACCTGCCGCAGCGCCGCCAGAAGGCCGAGTCGCTGCCGGTGCCGCCGCTCGAGGCGTTCGAGCCGCTCTTGAAGGGCACGGGCGAAGGCCGCGAGATCTCGACGACGATGGCGTTCGTGCGAATCCTGAACATCCTGCTGAAGGACAAGACGCTCGGCAAGCGCGTCGTGCCGATCGTGCCGGACGAGTCGCGCACGTTCGGCATGGAGGGCCTGTTCCGCCAGATCGGCATCTGGAACCAGGAAGGCCAGAAATACGTGCCGGAGGATTCCGACCAGCTGATGTTCTACAAGGAATCGGAAACCGGCCAGATCCTGCAGGAAGGCATCAACGAAGCGGGCGGCATGTGCGACTGGATCGCGGCGGCGACGTCGTACTCGACGCACGGCGAGATCATGGTGCCGTTCTACATCTTCTATTCGATGTTCGGCTTCCAGCGGATCGGCGACCTCGCATGGGCGGCGGGCGACATGCGCTCGCGCGGCTTCCTGCTCGGCGGCACGGCGGGCCGCACGACGCTCAACGGCGAAGGCCTGCAGCACGAGGACGGCCACTCGCTGATGTGGGCGGCATCGGTGCCGAACTGCGTGAGCTACGATCCGACGTTCGGCTACGAGCTCGCCGTCATCATGCAGGACGGCCTGCGCCGCATGGTGCAGGAGCAGGAGGACGTCTACTACTACGTGACGGTGATGAACGAGAACTACGAGCACCCGGCGATCCCGCAGGGCGAGCACGTGGCGGCCGACATCATCAAGGGCATGTACTCGTTCAAGAAGGCCGACGCCGACAAGAAGGCGCCGCGCGTTCAACTGCTCGGCGCGGGCACGATCTTCAACGAAGTGATCGCCGCCGCCGAGCTTTTGAAGAACGACTGGGGCGTCGCGGCCGATCTCTGGAGCGTGCCGAGCTTCACCGAGCTTGCGCGCGAGGGCCACGAGGTCGAGCGCTGGAACCTGCTGCATCCGGCCGAGCCGCGCCGCCTGTCGCACGTGCAGAAATGCCTGAAGGACACGCAAGGCCCGGTGATCGCGTCGACCGACTACGTGCGCGCGCTCGCCGACCAGATTCGCGGCCAGATCGATCGCCGCTACGTCGTGCTCGGCACCGACGGCTTCGGCCGCTCGGACACGCGCAAGGCGCTGCGCCACTTCTTCGAGGTGGATCGTTACTGGGTCACGGTCGCGGCGCTCAACGCGCTTGCCGACGAGGGTGCGATCGACCGCAAGGTCGTGGCGGACGCCATCGCGAAGTACGACCTCGACCCGGCCAAACCCAACCCGATGACGGTTTAA
- the aceF gene encoding dihydrolipoyllysine-residue acetyltransferase: MSQAIEVKVPDIGDYKDVPVIEVLVKPGDAVEPEQSLVTLESDKATMDVPSPSAGTVKEVKVKVGDAVSQGSLIVLLDGAQAAGRPAQANGAAASAAQPAAAPVAAAPAPVAAGGGTVDVRVPDIGDYKDVPVIEIAVKIGDTVEKEQSLVTLESDKATMDVPSPAAGVVKDIKVKVGDAVSEGSLIVVLEASGAAAASAPQAAAPAQAAPAPAAAPAPAPQAAPAPQAAPAAAPAPAASGEYRPSHASPSVRKFARELGVDVSRVAGTGPKNRITKDDVTAFVKGVMTGQRAAPAAAAPAGGGELNLLPWPKVDFSKFGPFEAKPLSRIKKISGANLHRNWVMIPHVTNNDEADITDLEALRVQLNKEHEKAGVKFTMLAFVIKAVVAALKKFPTFNASLDGDNLVFKQYYHIGFAADTPNGLVVPVIRDADKKGLVEIAKEMAELSKAAREGKLKPDQMQGGCFSISSLGGIGGTHFTPIINAPEVAILGLSRGQMKPVWDGKQFVPRLTLPLSLSYDHRVIDGAEAARFNAYLGALLGDFRRIIL, translated from the coding sequence ATGAGTCAAGCGATCGAAGTCAAGGTGCCGGATATCGGCGATTACAAGGACGTGCCCGTCATCGAGGTGCTCGTGAAGCCGGGCGATGCGGTCGAGCCCGAGCAGTCGCTCGTCACGCTCGAGTCCGACAAGGCGACGATGGACGTGCCGAGCCCGTCGGCGGGCACGGTGAAGGAAGTGAAGGTGAAGGTCGGCGACGCGGTGTCGCAAGGTTCGCTGATCGTGCTGCTCGACGGCGCGCAGGCGGCGGGCAGGCCCGCGCAGGCGAACGGCGCCGCGGCGAGCGCCGCTCAGCCGGCGGCCGCGCCCGTTGCCGCCGCGCCTGCGCCTGTGGCGGCGGGCGGCGGCACGGTCGACGTGAGGGTGCCGGACATCGGCGACTACAAGGACGTGCCCGTCATCGAGATCGCCGTGAAGATCGGCGACACGGTCGAGAAGGAGCAGTCGCTCGTCACGCTCGAGTCCGACAAGGCGACGATGGACGTGCCGAGCCCGGCCGCGGGCGTCGTCAAGGACATCAAGGTGAAGGTGGGCGACGCGGTGTCGGAAGGCTCGCTGATCGTCGTGCTCGAGGCGTCGGGCGCCGCCGCCGCGAGCGCGCCGCAGGCCGCCGCGCCCGCTCAGGCCGCGCCCGCTCCCGCGGCTGCACCGGCACCCGCGCCTCAGGCTGCACCCGCGCCGCAGGCGGCGCCCGCAGCCGCGCCTGCGCCCGCCGCGAGCGGCGAGTACCGCCCGAGCCACGCGTCGCCGTCGGTGCGCAAGTTCGCGCGCGAACTCGGTGTCGACGTGTCGCGCGTCGCGGGCACGGGGCCGAAGAACCGCATCACGAAGGACGACGTCACCGCGTTCGTGAAGGGCGTGATGACGGGGCAGAGGGCGGCGCCCGCCGCGGCGGCGCCGGCAGGCGGCGGCGAGCTGAATCTGCTGCCGTGGCCGAAGGTCGATTTCTCGAAGTTCGGCCCGTTCGAGGCGAAGCCGCTGTCGCGGATCAAGAAGATCTCGGGCGCGAACCTGCATCGCAACTGGGTGATGATCCCGCACGTCACGAACAACGACGAAGCGGACATCACCGATCTCGAGGCGCTGCGCGTGCAACTGAACAAAGAGCACGAGAAGGCGGGCGTGAAGTTCACGATGCTCGCGTTCGTGATCAAGGCGGTGGTGGCGGCGCTCAAGAAATTCCCGACCTTCAACGCGAGCCTCGACGGCGACAACCTCGTCTTCAAGCAGTACTACCACATTGGTTTCGCGGCCGACACGCCGAACGGCCTCGTCGTGCCGGTGATCCGCGATGCGGACAAGAAGGGGCTCGTCGAGATCGCGAAGGAAATGGCCGAGTTGTCGAAGGCCGCGCGCGAAGGCAAGCTGAAGCCGGACCAGATGCAGGGCGGCTGCTTCTCGATCTCGTCGCTCGGCGGGATCGGCGGCACGCACTTCACGCCGATCATCAACGCGCCGGAAGTGGCGATCCTCGGGTTGTCGCGCGGCCAGATGAAGCCGGTGTGGGACGGCAAGCAGTTCGTGCCGCGCCTCACGCTGCCGCTGTCGCTGTCGTATGACCATCGCGTGATCGACGGCGCGGAAGCCGCGCGGTTCAATGCGTATCTCGGGGCGTTGCTCGGGGATTTCCGCCGCATCATTCTTTGA
- the lpdA gene encoding dihydrolipoyl dehydrogenase encodes MSLIEVKVPDIGDFSGVDVIEVNVKPGDVIEKEQTLLTLESDKASMEVPSDVAGTVKEIKVKAGDKVSQGTVIALVEASAGAAAPAKAAEPAKPAVPAPAAAPAAAPASAPQAGSYAGAADIECDMLVLGAGPGGYSAAFRAADLGMKTVLVERYSTLGGVCLNVGCIPSKALLHTALVVEEAEALASHGISFGKPQVDLDKLRDFKGGVVKKLTTGLAGMAKARKVEVVTGVGAFVDPYHMEVQGEGGKKVVKFKQAIIAAGSQAVKLPFMPEDPRVVDSTGALELRQLPKRMLVIGGGIIGLEMATVYSTLGAEIDVVEMMDGLMMGADRDLVKVWEKYNAKRFGNVMLKTKTVGAQAKEDGIYVKFEGEKAPAEAQRYDLVLVAVGRSPNGKKIGAEKAGVAVTERGFIDVDKQMRTNVPHIFAIGDIVGQPMLAHKAVHEGHVAAEAAHGEKAYFDALQIPSVAYTDPEVAWAGKTEDQCKAEGIKYGKAVFPWAASGRAIANGRDEGFTKLIFDEQTHRVIGGGIVGLNAGDLISEVCLAVEMGADAQDIGKTIHPHPTLGESVGMAAELYEGVCTDLPPQRKK; translated from the coding sequence ATGAGTCTCATCGAAGTCAAGGTTCCGGATATTGGCGATTTCAGCGGCGTCGATGTCATCGAAGTCAACGTGAAGCCGGGCGACGTGATCGAAAAGGAGCAAACGCTCCTCACGCTCGAATCGGACAAGGCATCCATGGAAGTGCCGAGCGACGTCGCCGGCACGGTGAAGGAAATCAAGGTCAAGGCCGGCGACAAGGTCTCGCAGGGCACGGTCATCGCGCTCGTCGAAGCATCGGCAGGCGCGGCCGCGCCCGCGAAAGCGGCCGAACCGGCCAAGCCCGCCGTGCCGGCTCCGGCCGCCGCGCCCGCCGCCGCACCGGCGAGCGCGCCGCAGGCCGGCAGCTACGCCGGCGCGGCGGACATCGAGTGCGACATGCTCGTGCTCGGCGCCGGCCCCGGCGGCTACTCGGCCGCGTTCCGCGCAGCCGATCTCGGCATGAAGACGGTGCTTGTCGAACGCTATTCGACGCTCGGCGGCGTGTGTCTGAACGTCGGCTGCATCCCGTCGAAGGCGCTGCTGCACACGGCGCTCGTCGTCGAGGAAGCCGAGGCGCTCGCGTCGCACGGCATCTCGTTCGGCAAGCCGCAAGTCGACCTCGACAAGCTGCGCGACTTCAAGGGCGGCGTCGTCAAGAAGCTGACGACGGGCCTCGCCGGCATGGCGAAGGCGCGCAAGGTCGAAGTCGTCACGGGCGTCGGCGCGTTCGTCGATCCGTACCACATGGAAGTGCAGGGCGAAGGCGGCAAGAAGGTCGTCAAGTTCAAGCAGGCGATCATCGCCGCGGGTTCGCAGGCCGTGAAGCTGCCGTTCATGCCGGAAGACCCGCGCGTCGTCGATTCGACGGGCGCGCTCGAACTGCGCCAGTTGCCCAAGCGGATGCTCGTGATCGGCGGCGGCATCATCGGCCTCGAAATGGCGACGGTGTATTCGACGCTCGGCGCGGAGATCGACGTCGTCGAAATGATGGACGGCCTGATGATGGGCGCGGACCGCGACCTCGTGAAGGTCTGGGAAAAGTACAACGCGAAGCGCTTCGGCAACGTGATGCTGAAGACGAAGACGGTCGGCGCGCAAGCGAAGGAAGACGGCATCTACGTGAAGTTCGAGGGCGAGAAGGCGCCGGCGGAAGCGCAGCGCTACGATCTCGTGCTCGTCGCGGTGGGCCGCAGCCCGAACGGCAAGAAGATCGGCGCCGAGAAGGCCGGCGTCGCCGTCACGGAGCGCGGCTTCATCGACGTCGACAAGCAGATGCGCACGAACGTCCCGCACATCTTCGCGATCGGCGACATCGTCGGCCAGCCGATGCTCGCGCACAAGGCGGTGCACGAAGGCCACGTCGCGGCCGAGGCGGCGCACGGCGAGAAGGCCTATTTCGACGCGTTGCAGATTCCGTCGGTGGCCTATACCGATCCGGAAGTCGCATGGGCGGGCAAGACGGAAGACCAGTGCAAGGCCGAAGGCATCAAGTACGGCAAGGCGGTGTTCCCGTGGGCGGCATCGGGTCGCGCGATCGCGAACGGTCGCGACGAGGGCTTCACGAAGCTGATCTTCGACGAGCAAACGCATCGCGTGATCGGCGGCGGCATCGTCGGTCTGAACGCGGGCGACCTCATCAGCGAAGTGTGCCTCGCGGTCGAGATGGGCGCGGACGCGCAAGACATCGGCAAGACGATCCATCCGCACCCGACGCTCGGCGAATCGGTCGGCATGGCCGCCGAGCTGTACGAAGGCGTCTGCACGGACCTGCCGCCGCAACGTAAGAAGTAG
- a CDS encoding phasin family protein translates to MSLLTPEQIAAAQKANIESLFGLTTKAFEGVEKLIELNLQVVKSTLAESQENVQRALSVKDAQELLALQASLTQPIAEKVLAYGRHVYEIASATQAEFAKVAEAQYEEQNRKVQALVDNVAKNAPAGSETAVAALKSAINAANTTYETVQKAAKQAVEIAETNFNAAAAVATKAANTAAAASRRSGTGKTA, encoded by the coding sequence ATGTCCTTGCTGACCCCCGAGCAAATCGCCGCCGCCCAGAAAGCCAACATCGAAAGCCTCTTCGGCCTCACGACGAAGGCGTTCGAAGGCGTCGAAAAGCTGATCGAACTGAATCTGCAAGTGGTGAAGTCGACGCTCGCTGAAAGCCAGGAAAACGTTCAGCGCGCGCTGTCGGTGAAGGACGCGCAGGAACTGCTCGCGCTGCAGGCAAGCCTCACGCAGCCGATCGCCGAAAAGGTGCTCGCGTACGGTCGCCACGTGTACGAAATCGCATCGGCCACGCAAGCCGAATTCGCGAAGGTCGCCGAGGCGCAATACGAGGAACAGAACCGCAAGGTGCAGGCGCTCGTCGACAACGTCGCGAAGAACGCGCCGGCCGGCTCGGAAACCGCCGTCGCCGCGCTGAAGTCGGCGATCAACGCCGCGAACACGACGTACGAAACGGTGCAGAAGGCTGCGAAGCAAGCGGTCGAAATCGCCGAAACGAACTTCAACGCCGCCGCCGCCGTCGCCACGAAGGCGGCGAACACCGCGGCCGCCGCGTCGCGTCGCAGCGGCACCGGCAAGACCGCGTAA
- the pbpG gene encoding D-alanyl-D-alanine endopeptidase translates to MKAQLFAPLRMMQSVALGTAVSVAVSLMVATAAVAPADAFAATAKTAHSAKGKKSPAKKSLRAASSSAEPRAKGARKRVTYVSNGRHHRSGVRRVAFQPRPPSVGQAFGLHETPDSLALRSSVAYVVDQNTAEPLFDKNSRAVVPIASITKLMTAMVVLDSKAPLTEQIDVTDEDRDYEKGTGSRLSVGSVLSREDMLHIALMASENRAAAALSRYYPGGRPAFIAAMNAKAKSLGMNDTHFENSTGLSSQNVSSARDLVKMVNAAYQYPLIRKFSTDRSYEVNTGKRMLAYNSTNALVRNPSWDIGLQKTGFINEAGECLVMQTTIHGRPIVMVLLDSFGKYSRFADASRVRNWLDNGGGERLTAANTSTGGT, encoded by the coding sequence ATGAAAGCCCAATTGTTTGCACCGCTCAGGATGATGCAGAGCGTGGCGCTCGGCACCGCCGTCTCGGTCGCGGTCTCGCTGATGGTGGCGACGGCCGCCGTCGCGCCCGCGGACGCGTTCGCCGCCACCGCCAAGACCGCGCATAGCGCGAAAGGCAAGAAGAGCCCGGCGAAGAAATCGCTGCGCGCCGCGTCGTCGAGCGCCGAGCCGCGCGCGAAAGGCGCGCGCAAGCGCGTGACCTACGTGTCGAATGGCCGGCATCACCGCAGCGGCGTGCGCCGCGTCGCGTTCCAGCCGCGTCCGCCGTCGGTCGGCCAGGCGTTCGGCCTGCATGAGACGCCCGATTCGCTCGCGCTGCGCTCGAGCGTCGCGTACGTCGTCGACCAGAACACCGCCGAGCCGCTCTTCGACAAGAATTCGCGCGCGGTGGTGCCGATCGCGTCGATCACGAAGCTGATGACCGCGATGGTCGTCCTCGATTCGAAGGCGCCGCTCACCGAGCAAATCGACGTGACCGACGAAGACCGCGATTACGAGAAGGGTACGGGTTCTCGCTTGTCGGTCGGCTCGGTGCTGTCGCGCGAGGACATGCTGCACATCGCGCTGATGGCCTCGGAGAACCGCGCCGCGGCCGCGCTGTCGCGCTACTACCCGGGCGGCCGCCCGGCGTTCATCGCGGCGATGAACGCGAAGGCGAAGTCGCTCGGCATGAACGACACGCACTTCGAGAATTCGACGGGCCTGTCGAGCCAGAACGTGTCGAGCGCGCGCGATCTCGTGAAGATGGTGAACGCGGCGTACCAGTACCCGCTCATCCGCAAGTTCTCGACCGATCGCAGCTACGAGGTCAACACCGGCAAGCGGATGCTCGCGTACAACAGCACGAACGCGCTCGTGCGCAACCCGTCGTGGGACATCGGCCTGCAGAAGACGGGCTTCATCAACGAAGCGGGCGAGTGTCTCGTGATGCAGACGACGATTCATGGCCGTCCGATCGTGATGGTGCTGCTCGATTCTTTCGGGAAGTATTCACGCTTCGCCGATGCGTCGCGCGTTCGCAACTGGCTCGACAACGGCGGCGGCGAGCGCCTGACGGCGGCGAACACGTCGACGGGCGGAACCTGA
- a CDS encoding IclR family transcriptional regulator, producing MSNPNPDSKTSIQVIERMMRLLDALAAHSDPVSLKELAQRTELHPSTAHRILNDMVTCRLVDRSDPGTYRLGMRLLELGNLVKARLSVRDAALMPMRELHRLTGQTVNLSVRQGDEIVYIERAYSERSGMQVVRAIGGRAPLHLTSVGKLFLAADETSRVRAYATRTGLAGHTQNSITDLPKLERELTLVRQQACARDNEELELGVRCIAAGIYDDSGKLVAGLSLSAPADRLQDAWLGQLSRTALTISESLGYRPETAKEIDAPAQKQA from the coding sequence ATGAGCAACCCGAACCCGGATTCCAAAACGTCGATCCAGGTGATCGAACGGATGATGCGGCTCCTCGATGCGCTCGCCGCGCACAGCGACCCGGTCAGCCTGAAGGAGCTCGCGCAGCGCACCGAGCTGCATCCGTCCACCGCGCACCGGATCTTGAACGACATGGTGACCTGCCGCCTCGTCGACCGGTCCGATCCCGGCACGTATCGGCTCGGCATGCGCCTGCTCGAGCTCGGCAACCTCGTGAAGGCGCGCCTGTCGGTGCGGGACGCGGCGCTGATGCCGATGCGCGAGCTGCACCGGCTGACGGGGCAGACCGTGAACCTGTCGGTGCGCCAGGGCGACGAAATCGTCTACATCGAGCGCGCGTACTCGGAGCGCTCCGGGATGCAGGTCGTGCGCGCGATCGGCGGCCGCGCGCCGCTGCACCTGACCTCGGTCGGCAAGCTGTTCCTCGCGGCCGACGAGACGTCGCGGGTGCGCGCGTACGCGACGCGCACGGGCCTTGCCGGCCATACGCAGAACAGCATCACCGACCTGCCGAAGCTCGAGCGCGAATTGACGCTCGTGCGCCAGCAAGCATGCGCGCGCGACAACGAGGAACTGGAGCTGGGCGTGCGCTGCATCGCAGCCGGCATCTATGACGATTCGGGCAAGCTGGTCGCGGGGCTGTCTCTGTCCGCGCCCGCCGACCGGCTGCAGGATGCGTGGCTCGGCCAGTTGAGCCGCACGGCGCTCACGATCTCCGAATCGCTCGGCTATCGTCCGGAAACCGCGAAGGAAATCGACGCGCCGGCGCAAAAGCAGGCGTAG
- a CDS encoding (Fe-S)-binding protein: MRVGLFVTCVVDLMRPEIGFSALKLLKQAGCEVVVPPTQTCCGQPAYNSGERALARDLAEKTLDEFEALDYVVVPSGSCGGMIRVHYGDLFRDDPELMARYGRLRTKVYELTDFLVNVARVTLEPGEFKGPVTYHDSCSGLRELGVKAQPRALLAQRGVAVDEMKDCEHCCGFGGTFAVKYGNISTAIVDEKCANVRATGAGAVVLGDLGCMLNIEGRLRRMGDRDTRVLHVAQVLAGDV, encoded by the coding sequence ATGCGAGTCGGATTGTTCGTCACGTGCGTCGTCGACCTGATGCGGCCCGAGATCGGCTTTTCGGCGCTCAAGCTGCTGAAGCAGGCGGGCTGCGAAGTCGTCGTGCCGCCCACGCAGACCTGCTGCGGCCAGCCCGCGTACAACTCGGGCGAGCGCGCGCTCGCGCGCGATCTCGCCGAAAAGACGCTCGACGAGTTCGAGGCGCTCGACTACGTCGTCGTGCCGTCGGGCTCGTGCGGCGGGATGATCCGGGTGCATTACGGCGATCTCTTCCGCGACGATCCCGAATTGATGGCGCGCTACGGGCGTCTGCGCACGAAGGTCTACGAGCTGACCGACTTCCTCGTCAACGTCGCACGGGTGACGCTCGAGCCGGGCGAATTCAAGGGGCCCGTCACGTACCACGATTCGTGCTCCGGACTGCGCGAGCTCGGCGTGAAGGCGCAGCCGCGCGCGCTGCTCGCGCAGCGCGGCGTCGCCGTCGACGAGATGAAAGACTGCGAGCACTGCTGCGGCTTCGGCGGCACGTTCGCGGTGAAGTACGGCAACATTTCGACCGCGATCGTCGACGAGAAGTGCGCGAACGTGCGCGCGACGGGCGCAGGCGCGGTCGTGCTCGGCGATCTCGGCTGCATGCTGAACATCGAGGGGCGGCTACGCCGCATGGGCGACCGCGACACGCGCGTGCTGCATGTCGCGCAGGTGCTCGCGGGCGACGTCTGA
- a CDS encoding lactate utilization protein B yields MQVQSMHFKARAGEKLADARLQENLRRLSTKFVSGRAEAVTQIDFVATRAELKARRNRALERLDVWLEMFEREAARRGTTVLYAQTTDDAAKLVADIARRHDVKKVIKTKSMVTEEANLNAVLGQLGVQSIETDLGEYILQINGNEPPSHIIAPVLHRDKEEVAELFAKTHGRPRLTEIPEMTREAREVLRPHFLSADMGVTGGNFVIAETGSVALVTNEGNEGMCTVLPRVHVAVTGIEKVLPTLEDLATAMRLLPRSATGQKTSNYFSLLTGVRGDGDEDGPEHSYVVLVDGGRSGLIGGEFQEMLRCIRCGACMNHCPVYQKVGGHAYGWVYPGPMGSVLTPSYVGLGRALDLPQAATLCGECDSVCPVGIPISGLLRKLREKQVERRLRPWRERAALAAWGFFARRPALYALATKLAARALERAGGTAGGVAGTLGRLPFARGWTDTRDIPAPAGRTFRELYAASRTHLDPSSKR; encoded by the coding sequence ATGCAAGTTCAATCGATGCATTTCAAGGCGCGCGCCGGCGAGAAGCTCGCCGATGCGCGCCTGCAGGAAAACCTCAGGCGGCTATCGACGAAATTCGTGTCGGGTCGCGCCGAGGCCGTCACGCAGATCGATTTCGTCGCGACGCGCGCCGAGTTGAAGGCGCGCCGCAACCGAGCGCTCGAGCGGCTCGACGTGTGGCTCGAGATGTTCGAGCGCGAGGCGGCGCGGCGCGGGACGACCGTGCTGTACGCGCAGACGACCGACGATGCGGCGAAGCTCGTCGCGGACATCGCGCGCCGGCACGACGTGAAGAAGGTCATCAAGACGAAATCGATGGTGACCGAGGAAGCGAATCTCAACGCGGTGCTCGGCCAGCTCGGCGTACAGTCGATCGAGACGGATCTCGGCGAATACATCCTGCAGATCAACGGCAATGAGCCGCCGAGCCACATCATTGCGCCCGTGCTGCACCGGGACAAGGAGGAGGTGGCCGAGCTGTTCGCGAAGACGCACGGGCGGCCGCGTCTCACCGAGATTCCGGAGATGACCCGCGAGGCCCGCGAGGTGCTGCGTCCGCATTTCCTGTCGGCGGACATGGGCGTGACGGGCGGCAATTTCGTGATCGCCGAGACGGGCTCCGTCGCGCTCGTGACGAACGAGGGCAACGAAGGGATGTGCACGGTGCTGCCGCGCGTGCACGTGGCGGTGACGGGGATCGAGAAAGTGCTGCCGACGCTCGAGGATCTCGCGACCGCGATGCGCCTGTTGCCGCGCTCGGCGACCGGGCAGAAGACTTCGAACTATTTCTCGCTGTTGACCGGCGTGCGCGGCGACGGCGACGAGGACGGCCCCGAGCATTCGTACGTCGTGCTCGTCGACGGCGGCCGCAGCGGGCTCATTGGCGGCGAATTCCAGGAGATGCTCCGCTGCATCCGCTGTGGCGCGTGCATGAACCATTGCCCGGTGTACCAGAAAGTCGGCGGGCACGCGTACGGCTGGGTGTATCCGGGGCCGATGGGCTCGGTGCTGACGCCGAGCTATGTCGGGCTCGGCCGTGCGCTCGACTTGCCGCAGGCGGCGACGCTCTGCGGCGAGTGCGACAGTGTCTGCCCGGTCGGAATCCCGATTTCCGGCTTGCTGCGCAAGCTGCGCGAGAAGCAGGTCGAGCGGCGCCTGCGGCCGTGGCGCGAGCGTGCGGCGCTCGCCGCTTGGGGCTTCTTCGCGCGGCGGCCGGCGCTGTACGCGCTCGCGACGAAGCTCGCGGCCCGTGCGCTCGAGCGCGCGGGCGGCACGGCGGGCGGCGTGGCGGGCACGCTCGGACGCTTGCCGTTCGCGCGGGGCTGGACCGATACGCGCGACATCCCGGCGCCCGCGGGCCGGACTTTCCGTGAGCTGTACGCGGCATCGCGCACGCATCTCGATCCGTCTTCCAAGCGCTGA